Proteins encoded within one genomic window of Candidatus Binatus sp.:
- a CDS encoding AI-2E family transporter, whose protein sequence is MDRERIVQLFFFGFLAAMAFELYGLLTPFLTPIAWGILLAFMAHPALIEVDKYVKRRSLSSMIITVVVLLVVILPIFWLSGRLVMEAQSLYAEATALVQSGGLVKMHDWAMRTEFGAWIVKRLSEHGYSVDEELPRLTMEAAKATSDYMVRNATQAARNVLGFVFDFGIALLAFFYMLRDGDDYVRSLRNLTPLHDDDKKAIFDTLRTTLSSVMRGLMLTAVLQGVTIGLGLLIFGVPYWLFLAIASAAAGLMPIGGTALVWIPATLYLGYASGWSSAIGLVIWCSIALAVIDNFIKPLAMRHGTGLPTLALFLGILGGLEVYGPLGLFAGP, encoded by the coding sequence ATGGATCGCGAACGTATCGTCCAGCTCTTCTTCTTCGGCTTCCTGGCCGCGATGGCCTTCGAGCTCTACGGCTTGCTGACGCCGTTCCTCACGCCGATCGCGTGGGGAATCCTGCTCGCCTTTATGGCTCATCCCGCGCTGATCGAAGTGGACAAATACGTCAAGCGGCGTTCGCTCTCCTCGATGATAATCACGGTGGTGGTGCTGCTGGTCGTTATTCTGCCGATCTTCTGGCTGTCGGGACGGCTCGTGATGGAGGCGCAATCGCTCTACGCCGAAGCGACCGCGCTGGTGCAGAGCGGCGGCCTGGTCAAGATGCACGACTGGGCGATGCGCACTGAGTTCGGCGCGTGGATCGTCAAGCGGCTTAGCGAGCATGGCTATTCGGTGGACGAAGAATTGCCGAGGCTCACGATGGAAGCGGCGAAGGCTACCAGCGACTACATGGTCCGAAACGCCACGCAGGCCGCCAGGAACGTCCTCGGTTTCGTGTTCGATTTCGGTATCGCGCTGCTCGCGTTCTTCTACATGCTGCGCGACGGCGACGACTACGTGCGGAGCCTCCGCAACCTGACTCCGCTGCACGATGACGACAAGAAAGCGATCTTCGATACGCTGCGCACCACGCTGTCGTCGGTGATGCGCGGCCTGATGCTGACGGCGGTGCTGCAGGGCGTGACGATCGGGCTCGGGCTTTTGATTTTCGGCGTGCCTTACTGGCTCTTTCTCGCGATCGCTTCCGCCGCCGCGGGCCTGATGCCGATCGGCGGTACCGCGCTGGTATGGATTCCCGCGACGCTCTACCTCGGCTACGCGTCCGGATGGTCGTCGGCGATCGGACTGGTGATCTGGTGCTCGATCGCGCTCGCCGTCATCGACAATTTTATCAAGCCGCTCGCGATGCGCCATGGCACCGGACTGCCGACGCTCGCGCTGTTTCTCGGAATTCTCGGCGGACTCGAAGTTTACGGCCCGCTCGGACTGTTCGCGGGGCCC
- a CDS encoding MaoC family dehydratase N-terminal domain-containing protein: MKKFDEVNIGDTLGPLELTVSKDQCRAYAKAAGFGEIAGRFTDEAAAKKEGLPGIILPGNMSLGLLSKLVTDWIGFGGARLIRLGTTYRVPVQPDHAMTIHGFVTNTNPDDRTAEIDVWIENEEAERLVTGTATVEFPQ, encoded by the coding sequence GTGAAAAAGTTTGACGAAGTGAATATCGGCGACACGCTCGGACCACTCGAGCTCACGGTCAGCAAGGATCAATGCCGCGCGTATGCGAAGGCCGCGGGCTTCGGCGAGATCGCGGGCCGCTTCACCGACGAAGCAGCCGCGAAGAAAGAAGGCCTCCCCGGGATAATCCTGCCGGGCAACATGAGCCTCGGGCTCTTGTCGAAGCTGGTGACGGATTGGATCGGGTTCGGCGGCGCGCGCCTTATCAGGCTGGGCACAACCTATCGTGTGCCAGTGCAGCCCGATCACGCGATGACGATTCACGGCTTCGTGACGAATACCAATCCCGACGATCGGACGGCGGAGATCGACGTGTGGATCGAGAACGAAGAAGCGGAGCGCCTGGTGACTGGCACCGCGACCGTCGAGTTTCCGCAGTAG
- a CDS encoding MaoC family dehydratase N-terminal domain-containing protein, translating into MVDYDPTIINKVFEHTDPVEVRPDMIERFCETLGERNPLYTDPAAAKTGPYGGIVAPPSFAVTFRNGRHFFEHIPRFGRRGFDAGKDVEFVAPIHPGDKISLSSHVKEIYEKTGRTGSMVFVVIRSTLTNQNNETVAHIDHRFMNRP; encoded by the coding sequence ATGGTCGACTACGATCCAACGATAATCAACAAGGTTTTCGAGCACACCGATCCGGTCGAAGTTAGGCCCGACATGATCGAGCGCTTCTGCGAAACCCTGGGCGAGCGCAATCCGCTGTACACGGATCCGGCGGCGGCGAAAACCGGGCCTTACGGCGGAATCGTCGCGCCGCCGTCGTTTGCGGTGACGTTTCGCAACGGACGGCATTTCTTCGAGCACATCCCGCGCTTCGGAAGACGCGGCTTCGACGCCGGCAAGGATGTCGAATTCGTCGCGCCGATCCATCCGGGCGACAAAATTTCGCTGAGCTCGCACGTGAAAGAAATCTACGAGAAGACCGGGCGCACCGGCTCGATGGTGTTCGTCGTGATCCGTTCCACGCTCACCAATCAAAACAACGAAACGGTCGCGCATATCGACCATCGCTTCATGAACCGGCCCTGA